The Desulfovibrio sp. UIB00 genome has a window encoding:
- a CDS encoding alpha-ketoacid dehydrogenase subunit beta yields MAIKTYLQALNDAMRQEMERDENVFIIGEDVGKFGGCFGVTQGLFDQFGERRVRDTPITESAIVGAAAGAAAAGLRPVAELMFVDFIGVALDQLFNQAAKMHYMFGGKAKVPMVLRMPQGAGVGAAAQHSQSLEAWFMHIPGIKVCIPSTPADAKGLLISAIRDDNPVVFLEHKILYGVEGEVGDEATPIELGKGDVKREGTDVTIVATSLMVHSALQAAETLAAQGISAEVVDPRCLVPLDKDIILNSVKKTHALVVAHEAVKTAGAGAEIAAMVAEEALDYLDAPILRVGAPYCPVPFSPPLEKAYIPGADQIVAAVKSLR; encoded by the coding sequence ATGGCGATCAAAACCTACCTGCAAGCGCTTAACGATGCCATGCGTCAGGAGATGGAGCGGGACGAAAACGTGTTCATCATCGGTGAAGACGTGGGCAAGTTTGGCGGCTGCTTTGGCGTGACTCAGGGCCTTTTTGACCAGTTTGGCGAACGCCGCGTGCGCGACACACCCATTACGGAAAGCGCCATTGTGGGCGCTGCTGCCGGCGCTGCCGCAGCCGGTCTGCGCCCCGTGGCTGAACTGATGTTTGTGGACTTCATCGGCGTTGCCCTTGACCAGCTCTTCAATCAGGCCGCCAAGATGCACTACATGTTCGGCGGCAAGGCCAAGGTGCCCATGGTGCTGCGCATGCCGCAGGGAGCTGGCGTGGGCGCTGCGGCCCAGCACTCCCAGAGCCTTGAAGCATGGTTCATGCACATTCCCGGCATCAAGGTATGCATCCCCTCCACCCCGGCAGACGCCAAGGGCCTGCTCATCAGCGCCATCCGCGACGACAACCCCGTGGTCTTTCTCGAACACAAGATTCTGTATGGCGTGGAAGGCGAAGTGGGCGACGAGGCGACCCCCATTGAGCTTGGCAAGGGCGACGTGAAGCGCGAAGGCACGGATGTGACCATTGTGGCCACGTCACTCATGGTTCACTCCGCCCTTCAGGCCGCAGAAACCCTGGCTGCTCAGGGCATCAGCGCCGAAGTGGTGGACCCCCGCTGTCTGGTGCCGCTCGACAAGGACATCATCCTTAATTCCGTCAAGAAAACCCACGCCCTTGTGGTTGCGCACGAAGCCGTCAAAACCGCCGGAGCAGGAGCGGAAATCGCCGCCATGGTGGCCGAGGAAGCCCTGGACTATCTGGACGCGCCCATCCTGCGCGTGGGCGCTCCCTACTGCCCCGTCCCCTTCAGCCCGCCGCTGGAAAAGGCCTACATTCCCGGCGCGGATCAGATCGTCGCTGCGGTCAAGTCGCTGCGATAA
- a CDS encoding Lin0512 family protein codes for MLQRYVVELGTGADLHGANMTKAATRAVKDAISRSCLCGLVEILGRGSFQGVHVHARIAAPEPDLVDKEAVLAAIPIGEKSIEVVTGGLRTPGLEVACFSPGCSDIVLACAALTVSVDID; via the coding sequence ATGCTGCAACGTTACGTGGTTGAACTGGGCACCGGGGCCGACCTGCACGGCGCAAACATGACCAAGGCCGCCACCCGCGCGGTTAAGGACGCCATTTCGCGCAGTTGTTTGTGCGGTCTGGTGGAGATACTTGGACGCGGTTCGTTTCAGGGCGTGCATGTGCACGCGCGCATTGCCGCGCCCGAACCTGATCTCGTGGACAAAGAGGCCGTGCTTGCCGCCATCCCCATCGGGGAAAAGAGCATTGAGGTCGTTACGGGCGGCTTGCGCACCCCTGGCCTTGAAGTTGCCTGCTTCAGCCCCGGTTGCAGCGACATCGTGTTGGCCTGCGCGGCCCTGACCGTGTCGGTAGATATTGACTGA
- a CDS encoding thiamine pyrophosphate-dependent dehydrogenase E1 component subunit alpha has protein sequence MKHPDKKVLLEMFSTMTKIRLFENELQKFFAAGKIPGFVHLYLGEEAVATGACAALKQTDMITSTHRGHGHCLAKGGDLKLMMAEIYGRSTGYCKGKGGSMHIADFNIGILGANGIVGGGGPLAVGAAFSCQYKDTKGVCACFFGDGASNQGTTQESLNMASAWKLPVIFINENNGYGISCPQSKSMAITDIADRAAGYDMPGVVIDGNDVLAVYEAVTMAVERARKGQGPSLIECKTYRWRGHFEGDACVYRSEKELEEWKAKDPIPRFAKKLVETGTATQAELDAITVSVAAEIEAAVKFAEDSPFPKPEDLLEDVYA, from the coding sequence ATGAAACATCCCGACAAAAAGGTTCTGCTGGAAATGTTCAGCACCATGACTAAGATCCGCCTTTTTGAAAACGAGCTGCAAAAATTTTTTGCAGCTGGCAAAATACCCGGATTCGTTCACCTCTACCTTGGTGAAGAAGCCGTTGCCACAGGCGCGTGCGCCGCGCTGAAGCAGACGGACATGATCACCAGCACCCACCGTGGCCACGGTCACTGCCTGGCCAAGGGCGGCGACCTCAAGCTCATGATGGCCGAAATCTATGGCCGCTCCACCGGTTACTGCAAGGGCAAGGGCGGCTCCATGCACATTGCCGATTTCAACATCGGCATTCTTGGCGCTAACGGTATTGTGGGCGGCGGCGGCCCCTTGGCCGTGGGCGCGGCCTTCAGCTGCCAGTACAAAGACACCAAGGGCGTGTGCGCATGCTTTTTCGGCGACGGCGCGTCCAACCAGGGCACCACGCAGGAATCGCTGAACATGGCCAGCGCATGGAAGCTCCCCGTCATCTTTATCAATGAAAACAACGGCTACGGCATTTCCTGCCCGCAGAGCAAATCCATGGCCATCACCGACATTGCCGACCGCGCCGCCGGATACGACATGCCCGGCGTTGTCATTGACGGCAACGACGTACTCGCCGTGTACGAAGCCGTGACAATGGCTGTGGAACGCGCGCGCAAGGGCCAAGGCCCCTCGCTCATCGAATGCAAGACCTACCGCTGGCGCGGCCACTTCGAGGGCGATGCCTGCGTGTACCGCAGCGAAAAGGAACTGGAAGAATGGAAGGCCAAGGATCCCATTCCGCGTTTTGCCAAAAAGTTGGTGGAAACCGGCACTGCCACTCAGGCGGAACTGGACGCCATCACCGTATCTGTGGCCGCCGAAATTGAAGCAGCCGTCAAGTTTGCGGAAGACAGCCCCTTCCCCAAGCCGGAAGACCTGCTGGAAGACGTGTACGCATAA
- the lipA gene encoding lipoyl synthase, which translates to MSALSLCQQDTDTSSAPVQPVPLEVLDLGRIEYGEALNFQKRRVESRVSDTVDDTLLLLEHDPVITMGRGGTAAHLHVTEEQLQRQGVGLYWVERGGMATFHGPGQLVAYPVIRLRQKDLHLYMEKLLAAIASVVRSFGLEPQLGVHGPGVWVNGGKVASVGVAVRKWVTFHGMALNVNTDVNWFRLITPCGNPAERITSMAAELGGQVDFAEVSRCFVQAFAHEFDFAPRTGLAANRPGWLTVSLRPDAGIRPVENMLADLNLHTVCQEAQCPNKGECYSRGTSTFIIMGDRCTRGCRYCAVAKGSPTPLDPSEPDNVAQAVHRLGLHHAVITSVTRDDLPDGGADHFVRTIRAIRRTSPQTSVEVLVPDFQGDRNALDAVCDARPDMFNHNLETVRRLFPYVRPGASYQTSLEVLQFAANQGLRVKSGIMLGLGETWSEIRLALADLLAHGCRFLTLGQYLAPSGAHVPVARHLAPDEFDHWKATALAMGFTGVASAPLVRSSYRAEAMLTSLTDAAPLAANTCEAC; encoded by the coding sequence ATGTCCGCCTTATCCCTTTGCCAACAAGATACCGATACCAGCTCCGCGCCCGTCCAGCCTGTTCCGCTGGAGGTGCTGGATCTTGGGCGCATCGAATACGGCGAAGCCCTGAACTTTCAGAAGCGCCGCGTGGAGTCGCGCGTCAGCGATACCGTGGACGATACCCTTCTGCTGCTTGAGCACGATCCCGTCATCACCATGGGGCGCGGCGGCACGGCGGCCCATCTGCACGTGACCGAGGAGCAGTTGCAGCGTCAGGGAGTCGGGCTCTACTGGGTGGAACGCGGCGGCATGGCGACCTTTCACGGCCCCGGCCAGCTTGTGGCCTATCCCGTTATCCGCCTGCGGCAAAAAGACCTGCACCTGTATATGGAAAAGCTGCTGGCAGCCATCGCCTCGGTGGTGCGCTCCTTCGGTCTTGAGCCTCAACTGGGTGTCCACGGCCCCGGAGTGTGGGTAAACGGCGGCAAAGTCGCCAGCGTGGGCGTAGCCGTGCGCAAATGGGTGACCTTTCACGGCATGGCCCTGAACGTGAATACCGATGTGAACTGGTTCCGCCTCATTACCCCCTGCGGCAACCCGGCGGAACGCATTACCTCCATGGCAGCCGAGCTTGGAGGTCAGGTTGATTTTGCCGAAGTTTCACGCTGCTTTGTTCAGGCATTTGCCCATGAATTTGATTTTGCGCCCCGCACAGGCCTGGCTGCAAACCGCCCCGGCTGGCTGACCGTCTCACTGCGCCCCGATGCCGGGATACGCCCGGTGGAGAACATGCTGGCCGACCTCAACCTGCACACCGTGTGTCAGGAGGCCCAGTGCCCCAACAAGGGTGAATGCTATTCACGCGGCACTTCAACTTTCATCATCATGGGCGACAGATGCACCCGAGGCTGCCGCTACTGCGCCGTTGCCAAGGGATCGCCCACGCCTCTCGATCCATCCGAGCCGGACAACGTCGCGCAGGCCGTACACAGGCTGGGGCTGCACCATGCTGTCATAACGTCTGTTACGCGGGATGATCTGCCTGACGGCGGCGCGGATCATTTTGTACGCACCATCAGGGCCATACGCCGCACAAGCCCGCAGACAAGCGTTGAAGTGCTGGTGCCGGATTTTCAGGGCGACCGCAACGCTCTTGATGCGGTGTGCGACGCCCGCCCTGATATGTTCAACCATAATCTCGAAACCGTGCGGCGGCTTTTTCCATATGTGCGCCCAGGGGCCAGCTATCAAACGTCACTTGAAGTGCTGCAATTCGCTGCCAATCAAGGTCTGCGCGTAAAATCCGGCATCATGCTGGGCCTTGGCGAAACATGGAGCGAAATTCGCTTGGCCCTGGCCGATCTGCTGGCGCACGGCTGCCGTTTTCTGACCCTTGGGCAATATCTGGCCCCCTCTGGAGCGCACGTGCCTGTGGCGCGGCATCTGGCCCCTGACGAATTTGACCACTGGAAGGCAACAGCCCTTGCCATGGGCTTTACGGGCGTGGCTTCCGCCCCGCTGGTGCGCAGCTCGTACCGCGCGGAGGCCATGCTGACCAGTCTGACAGACGCGGCCCCGCTGGCTGCCAATACTTGCGAAGCGTGCTGA
- a CDS encoding cytochrome c3 family protein encodes MKLRMRKCGPTKAAPMFPAARTLTAHAVAACMITACIVLLAATLPAHAGDDQQNTAVRPGRTWFIDETGFHASAHANMSCADCHAEQADHQHPRADKLNKPASTAFDRETCLQCHGEVEDNLAKGMHGGKPVMKTQDYNNCVTCHNPHYVLAPEARAKGLRPAGDMSQSCGVCHKTQTDLPKPAPDVAACLSCHGLKTGKGIAAGVSASRPQGGSTAAPVAFNKGKEPQGPAMCLSCHGPESSAAAPAAVTPRISAEGMKSMTHGDMNCLTCHKDAARYPHNRQERVNCLTCHTRHDEKTIHDAHSNVSCGACHLSGVTPVLKDGKVDYAINSGPLNVHSMTLASGTASCVRCHSAAPVSTVARSADSGGSTSGFAGNGNVGAANAILPPKSVLCMGCHAATFSVQDTSGQIGLGVFVLVFAGMGLFWFSCANLGKGSPQKGTDGDAATGQSHACPAPHQHATGENRWVALCCDVFLQRRLYRESPLRWAVHALIFFPFLFRFVWGLLGLTGSLLSPAQEWPWLLLDKNWGAGAFLFDLSGLALLLGLLLAAVLWRREKSAVANAPRHDWLALYLLLGITLTGFVLEGMRIALTGMPEGSGYAFAGHALALGLAPLGQATLARIYGWGWYAHAVLTALTVAYIPFSQLRHMFTAPLFLLVQTIRGRH; translated from the coding sequence ATGAAGCTGAGGATGCGCAAATGCGGCCCAACCAAGGCCGCCCCGATGTTTCCGGCGGCCCGTACGCTGACGGCCCATGCTGTTGCGGCCTGCATGATAACGGCCTGTATCGTGCTGTTGGCGGCTACCCTGCCCGCTCATGCGGGTGACGACCAGCAAAACACCGCCGTCAGACCGGGCAGAACGTGGTTTATAGATGAAACAGGCTTCCACGCCTCTGCCCATGCCAACATGTCGTGCGCAGACTGTCACGCCGAGCAGGCCGACCACCAGCACCCACGGGCAGACAAACTCAACAAGCCCGCCAGTACGGCATTTGACCGGGAAACCTGCCTGCAATGCCACGGCGAAGTTGAAGATAATCTGGCAAAAGGGATGCACGGCGGCAAACCGGTAATGAAAACGCAGGACTATAACAACTGCGTTACCTGTCACAACCCACACTATGTTCTCGCGCCCGAGGCCAGAGCCAAGGGTCTGCGCCCTGCGGGCGACATGAGCCAATCCTGCGGCGTCTGCCACAAGACGCAGACAGACCTGCCCAAGCCCGCGCCAGATGTTGCCGCATGTCTTTCCTGCCATGGACTCAAGACTGGCAAGGGCATAGCTGCTGGCGTATCTGCCTCCAGGCCTCAGGGCGGCTCCACCGCAGCGCCTGTGGCATTTAACAAGGGCAAAGAACCGCAGGGGCCAGCAATGTGCCTCTCTTGTCACGGACCGGAATCAAGCGCTGCCGCGCCTGCTGCGGTCACGCCCAGAATCTCCGCTGAGGGCATGAAATCCATGACCCACGGCGACATGAACTGCCTCACCTGCCACAAGGATGCGGCACGGTACCCTCACAACAGGCAGGAACGCGTCAACTGCCTCACCTGCCACACAAGGCATGACGAAAAGACAATCCATGATGCCCACAGCAATGTGAGCTGCGGGGCGTGCCATCTTTCCGGCGTCACACCAGTGCTCAAGGACGGCAAGGTTGATTATGCCATCAATTCCGGGCCGCTCAACGTGCATTCCATGACCCTTGCCAGCGGCACAGCCTCCTGCGTGCGCTGCCATAGCGCCGCCCCTGTCTCAACCGTGGCGAGGAGCGCAGATTCTGGCGGCTCCACAAGTGGCTTTGCGGGCAACGGCAATGTTGGCGCTGCCAACGCCATACTGCCGCCCAAGAGCGTGCTCTGCATGGGGTGCCACGCTGCCACATTCAGTGTGCAGGACACCTCCGGTCAGATCGGTCTTGGCGTATTTGTGCTGGTCTTTGCTGGCATGGGGCTGTTCTGGTTCTCTTGCGCCAATTTGGGCAAGGGATCGCCGCAAAAGGGCACAGATGGGGATGCCGCAACGGGGCAAAGCCACGCCTGCCCCGCGCCGCACCAGCACGCAACTGGTGAAAACCGATGGGTTGCCCTGTGCTGCGATGTCTTCCTGCAACGGCGGCTCTACCGGGAATCGCCCCTGCGCTGGGCCGTGCATGCGCTCATATTCTTCCCCTTCCTGTTCCGCTTTGTCTGGGGTCTGCTGGGTCTGACTGGTTCGCTCCTGTCGCCCGCGCAGGAATGGCCCTGGCTGCTGCTGGATAAAAACTGGGGTGCTGGAGCCTTCCTCTTTGATCTGAGCGGGCTTGCCCTGTTGCTGGGCCTGTTGCTGGCCGCCGTGCTGTGGCGGCGCGAAAAAAGCGCCGTTGCAAACGCACCGCGCCACGACTGGCTTGCGCTGTATCTGCTGCTGGGCATCACGCTAACGGGCTTTGTGCTTGAAGGCATGCGCATCGCCCTCACGGGCATGCCAGAAGGCAGCGGCTATGCCTTTGCCGGGCATGCGCTGGCGCTGGGCCTTGCTCCTCTGGGGCAGGCAACGCTGGCGCGCATCTACGGCTGGGGCTGGTACGCACATGCGGTGCTCACCGCGCTGACGGTGGCTTACATACCCTTCAGCCAGTTGCGGCACATGTTCACGGCTCCCCTGTTCCTGCTTGTTCAGACCATTCGCGGCCGCCACTAA
- a CDS encoding dihydrolipoamide acetyltransferase family protein has product MSIELAMPKLGLTMKTGKVSKWFVAEGAAVKQGDDLFEVETDKITNKVESPADGVLFQIMVQPKQEVAVGAVLGILAEPGETIARVEGASDSPASATAEAGAPKPAKTNASAAVQPSSTGGIASPAARRLARELGIDLACIAGSGPGGRIVEHDVQARQEVIGKIRITPLAAAVAAKAGLDISTLTGTGEGGKILREDVDRVLHPEKFAAAQNAGQGASQSTCASAVCSSEPSSVPMEGMRKIIADNMLGSLQNSAQLTLVSEADVTPCVHIISDFKARNKKNKDFRLSMNDMLILAVSKALKKHPRMNATFDGQTITRHGEVHMGVAVALPEGLIVPVLHHADRLTLLEIAREARLLAGRARKGDLTPDDMSGGTFTITNMAHSVVDFFTPILKPGETGILGVGRVVEKPVIREGAVVARSMMGLSLTFDHRVEDGAPAAEFLKTLVEYLAEPALLLF; this is encoded by the coding sequence GTGAGCATAGAACTGGCCATGCCGAAACTTGGTCTGACCATGAAGACCGGCAAGGTTTCCAAATGGTTTGTGGCCGAAGGCGCCGCAGTCAAGCAGGGCGATGATCTGTTTGAAGTGGAAACCGACAAAATCACCAACAAGGTGGAAAGCCCCGCCGATGGCGTGCTCTTCCAGATTATGGTGCAGCCCAAACAGGAAGTGGCCGTGGGCGCCGTGCTTGGCATCCTGGCCGAACCTGGTGAAACAATCGCCCGGGTTGAAGGCGCGTCTGACTCCCCCGCTTCCGCCACTGCGGAAGCGGGCGCGCCCAAGCCCGCAAAAACCAACGCGTCAGCCGCCGTGCAACCCTCTAGCACTGGCGGGATAGCGTCTCCCGCCGCTCGGCGGCTGGCGCGTGAACTTGGCATTGACCTTGCCTGCATCGCAGGCTCCGGCCCTGGAGGCCGCATCGTTGAGCACGATGTGCAGGCCCGCCAGGAAGTTATCGGAAAAATCAGGATCACGCCCCTTGCCGCTGCCGTTGCCGCCAAGGCAGGGCTGGATATCTCCACCCTCACAGGCACTGGCGAAGGCGGCAAGATCTTGCGCGAAGATGTTGACCGCGTCCTGCACCCTGAAAAGTTCGCTGCGGCGCAGAACGCGGGCCAAGGTGCGTCTCAGTCAACCTGCGCCAGCGCCGTTTGCAGCAGCGAGCCAAGCTCCGTGCCCATGGAAGGCATGCGCAAGATCATTGCCGACAACATGCTGGGCAGCCTGCAAAACTCCGCCCAGCTCACCCTTGTGAGCGAGGCGGATGTAACCCCCTGCGTGCATATCATCAGCGACTTCAAGGCCCGCAACAAAAAGAACAAAGACTTCCGCCTTTCCATGAACGACATGCTTATTCTGGCCGTTTCCAAGGCCTTGAAAAAGCACCCGCGCATGAACGCCACCTTTGACGGGCAAACCATCACCCGTCACGGCGAGGTGCATATGGGCGTGGCCGTTGCCCTGCCCGAGGGCCTGATAGTGCCCGTGCTGCACCATGCGGACAGGCTGACCCTGCTTGAAATAGCCAGGGAAGCCCGCCTGCTTGCTGGTCGCGCCCGCAAAGGCGATCTGACGCCCGACGACATGAGCGGCGGCACCTTCACCATCACCAACATGGCGCATTCCGTGGTGGATTTCTTCACGCCCATTCTCAAGCCCGGTGAAACGGGAATCCTGGGCGTGGGGCGCGTGGTGGAAAAGCCCGTTATCCGCGAGGGGGCCGTGGTGGCCCGCTCCATGATGGGCTTGAGCCTCACCTTTGACCACCGTGTTGAAGACGGCGCGCCCGCAGCAGAATTTTTGAAGACACTTGTGGAATATCTGGCGGAACCGGCCCTGCTGCTTTTTTAG
- a CDS encoding acetoin reductase, producing MTINGKVVLVTGSAQGIGRGIALRLAKDGADICLVDMNADKLAATAGEVRALGRKATTFIADVSDRAQVFAAVDHAEKELGGFDVMINNAGIAQVKALLDVTPEELERIFRINVNGVLWGIQAAATKFMARKQKGKIISASSIAGHDGFALIGAYSATKFAVRGLTQAAARELASSGITVNAYCPGVVGTDMWVAIDEGFSKITGAPKGETYKKYCEGIALGRPETPEDVAAFVSYLAGPDSDYMTGQAVLIDGGMVYR from the coding sequence ATGACTATTAACGGCAAAGTTGTTCTGGTTACGGGCTCCGCTCAGGGAATAGGACGCGGTATTGCCCTGCGTTTGGCAAAGGATGGCGCGGATATCTGCCTTGTGGACATGAACGCGGACAAACTGGCTGCCACAGCGGGTGAAGTACGTGCCCTCGGCCGCAAGGCCACCACCTTTATTGCCGACGTAAGCGACCGCGCGCAGGTTTTTGCCGCCGTGGATCACGCGGAAAAGGAACTGGGCGGGTTTGACGTCATGATCAACAACGCGGGCATCGCTCAGGTCAAGGCTCTGCTGGACGTCACCCCCGAAGAGCTTGAACGCATCTTCAGAATCAACGTCAACGGCGTACTTTGGGGTATTCAGGCAGCAGCCACCAAATTCATGGCCCGCAAGCAGAAGGGCAAGATCATCAGCGCTTCTTCCATTGCCGGGCACGATGGCTTTGCCCTTATCGGCGCATACAGCGCCACCAAGTTCGCCGTGCGCGGCCTTACCCAGGCAGCGGCGCGGGAGCTTGCCTCAAGCGGTATCACCGTAAACGCCTACTGCCCCGGCGTGGTCGGCACCGACATGTGGGTAGCCATTGACGAGGGCTTTTCAAAGATCACAGGCGCCCCCAAGGGCGAAACCTACAAGAAATACTGCGAAGGCATAGCCCTTGGCCGCCCCGAAACACCGGAAGACGTGGCAGCCTTTGTTTCCTATCTGGCAGGGCCGGACTCCGACTACATGACAGGGCAGGCCGTGCTTATTGACGGCGGCATGGTTTACCGCTGA
- a CDS encoding DUF6506 family protein, whose product MKLKAAFIFLSPRGEGNGVKAEHRSWTRTPGVELLTIGVTSYREAVEAAQKAVDEDGCVAIELCGGFGYEGAAMVARAVKVPVGVVRFDIHPGLGNVSGDGIFA is encoded by the coding sequence ATGAAACTCAAGGCTGCATTCATCTTTCTGAGCCCCCGTGGCGAAGGCAACGGCGTCAAGGCCGAGCACCGCAGCTGGACGCGCACCCCCGGCGTGGAACTGCTGACCATCGGCGTGACATCCTACAGGGAGGCCGTTGAAGCGGCGCAAAAGGCCGTGGATGAAGACGGTTGCGTTGCCATCGAGCTGTGCGGCGGCTTTGGCTACGAGGGCGCGGCCATGGTCGCACGGGCGGTCAAGGTGCCTGTGGGCGTTGTGCGCTTCGATATTCATCCCGGCCTTGGCAATGTCAGCGGCGACGGAATTTTTGCCTGA
- the lpdA gene encoding dihydrolipoyl dehydrogenase: MYDVVVIGGGPGGYAAAIRASQLKGKVALVEGGNMGGTCVMRGCIPSKIWLRAATLLEQSRKAGEFGLELTVGKLDFTAVLARKQGVSNDIRMGMEALLANNGVDVIPGMAVVTSPTSVDVAGKKVEAKSIIIATGSTLAKPDVPGLDQAAFTTDQLLDMTEAPASVLITDPTYIGVEMATLLSILGSKVIYAVPGPRILPDEDQDSSQRMSQSLRERGVQIIARHTLVKVAGKTCTIKSGDKEQTVEADRVLVSGRKPVASNLGLEALGVKFNEDGSIGVDQQCRTACPSIFAIGDCTGGWMLSHAASAMGICAAENSMGVSAKFPCHLVSRAIWGSPEMGSVGLSEEQAERKGYEVEVGGFPYSINGYAMLRGEVDGAVKMVADADTGEILGVHIVGSNASELIGEAVLAMQLECTVREFAKGFRVHPAFCETVVDAARDAAGWALYLPKRG; the protein is encoded by the coding sequence ATGTACGATGTAGTTGTCATAGGTGGCGGCCCCGGCGGCTATGCTGCGGCCATTCGCGCTTCGCAGCTCAAGGGCAAGGTGGCCTTGGTGGAAGGCGGCAACATGGGCGGCACCTGCGTTATGCGCGGCTGCATTCCCAGCAAGATATGGCTGCGCGCCGCCACCCTGCTGGAACAGTCGCGCAAGGCGGGCGAATTTGGTCTGGAACTCACTGTGGGCAAGCTGGATTTTACCGCTGTTCTGGCCCGCAAACAGGGCGTTTCCAACGATATCCGCATGGGTATGGAAGCGCTGCTCGCCAACAACGGCGTGGACGTGATCCCCGGCATGGCTGTTGTGACCTCGCCCACATCTGTGGATGTGGCGGGCAAAAAGGTTGAGGCCAAGAGTATCATCATCGCCACGGGCAGCACCCTTGCAAAACCCGATGTTCCCGGTCTGGATCAGGCCGCCTTTACCACAGACCAGCTGCTGGACATGACGGAAGCTCCGGCCTCGGTGCTTATTACCGATCCCACCTATATCGGCGTTGAAATGGCTACCCTGCTGAGCATCCTTGGCAGCAAGGTCATCTATGCCGTGCCCGGCCCGCGCATTCTGCCCGATGAAGATCAGGATTCCAGCCAGCGCATGTCCCAGTCCCTGCGTGAGCGCGGCGTGCAGATCATTGCCCGACACACCCTCGTCAAGGTTGCGGGCAAAACCTGCACCATCAAAAGCGGCGACAAGGAACAGACCGTTGAGGCCGACAGGGTGCTGGTATCTGGCCGCAAGCCCGTTGCCTCCAATCTGGGCCTGGAAGCTCTGGGCGTTAAATTCAATGAAGACGGCAGTATAGGCGTTGACCAGCAGTGCCGCACAGCCTGCCCGAGCATTTTTGCCATTGGCGACTGCACGGGCGGATGGATGCTCAGCCATGCGGCCTCGGCCATGGGCATCTGCGCGGCGGAAAACAGCATGGGCGTGTCCGCAAAGTTCCCCTGCCACCTTGTTTCCCGCGCCATCTGGGGCAGCCCGGAAATGGGTTCCGTGGGCCTTTCTGAAGAACAGGCCGAGCGCAAGGGCTACGAGGTTGAAGTGGGTGGTTTTCCATATTCCATCAACGGCTATGCCATGTTGCGCGGCGAAGTGGACGGCGCAGTAAAAATGGTTGCCGATGCCGACACGGGCGAAATCCTGGGCGTGCACATCGTGGGCAGCAATGCTTCCGAGCTGATCGGCGAGGCGGTACTTGCCATGCAGCTTGAATGCACGGTGCGCGAGTTCGCCAAGGGCTTCCGCGTGCATCCGGCCTTTTGCGAAACCGTTGTCGATGCCGCACGCGATGCCGCCGGGTGGGCCTTGTACCTGCCCAAGCGGGGCTGA
- a CDS encoding NAD(+)/NADH kinase, producing the protein MKAAIIANPASGKDIRRIVAHGSVFDNQEKVRMVRRILVGLAAAGVRDVLYMPEGYGIVPRALSDLEALETPVNVAPVDIYLHNTQEDTINAAALMQQEGVAVIIVMGGDGTSRAACKGARKTPILPLSTGTNNVFPVMAEATVAGLAAGVLACGGVTHDEGCREVSLLEVHVDGQFRDIALVDVAVYDDLFLGSRAIWDITRVSQIVVSRCRPDSIGLSTVAGQLMSISPEEPRGLALDLDPDFACRVRAAIGPGLFADVGVSRVRQLLPGDDVPVGLTPCVLALDGEREVEVRRGQRASIRLSEDTMRVVDVARVMEYARQRGLFLRGAQVCYAN; encoded by the coding sequence GTGAAAGCAGCCATTATCGCCAATCCCGCATCAGGCAAGGACATACGCCGCATCGTCGCGCACGGCAGTGTTTTTGACAATCAGGAAAAGGTGCGCATGGTGCGCCGTATTCTGGTTGGTCTGGCCGCCGCCGGGGTACGTGATGTTCTGTATATGCCCGAGGGCTACGGCATCGTGCCGCGCGCCCTGAGCGATCTGGAAGCTCTGGAAACGCCTGTGAACGTGGCTCCGGTGGATATTTACCTGCACAATACGCAGGAGGACACCATCAACGCCGCCGCCCTCATGCAGCAGGAGGGGGTTGCGGTCATCATCGTCATGGGGGGCGACGGCACAAGCCGCGCCGCCTGCAAGGGCGCGCGCAAAACGCCTATTCTGCCGCTCTCCACCGGCACCAACAACGTTTTTCCGGTCATGGCCGAAGCCACGGTGGCTGGGCTTGCTGCGGGCGTACTGGCCTGCGGCGGCGTAACGCATGACGAAGGTTGCCGCGAAGTCAGCCTGCTTGAAGTGCACGTGGACGGTCAGTTCCGAGATATCGCTCTGGTGGATGTGGCTGTGTACGACGACCTTTTTCTCGGCTCCCGCGCCATATGGGACATCACCAGAGTCAGCCAGATTGTTGTTTCCCGCTGTCGGCCAGACAGCATCGGCCTCTCCACTGTAGCCGGGCAGCTCATGAGCATCTCGCCCGAAGAACCGCGCGGTCTGGCCCTTGATCTTGATCCCGATTTTGCCTGCCGCGTGCGGGCCGCCATCGGCCCCGGTCTGTTTGCCGATGTGGGCGTTTCCCGTGTGCGCCAGCTGCTGCCGGGCGATGATGTGCCGGTGGGGCTTACTCCCTGCGTGCTGGCGCTGGACGGCGAGCGCGAGGTGGAGGTTCGGCGCGGGCAGCGCGCGAGCATACGATTGTCAGAAGACACCATGCGCGTGGTGGATGTGGCCCGCGTCATGGAATACGCCCGGCAACGAGGGCTGTTTTTGCGCGGCGCGCAGGTCTGCTACGCCAACTAG